In Moorella sp. Hama-1, a single genomic region encodes these proteins:
- the rnr gene encoding ribonuclease R: MDREELLTLMRARSYRPLTTAELMATLGIDDAGSFQELLHSLEQEGLIVRTRKDKYGLPEKMGLVSGRLQASPRGFAFVVPPEKGREDLYISALNINGAMHGDLVLARVLPGNTGPRQEGEIIRVLQRVNKRVVGTFDATRNLDFVIPDDTRLHQDIIIPAGASLEARDRDKVVVEITRWPEARRNPEGRVIQVLGQTGEPGVDVLSIIKKYGLEPDFPPEVVQEAAAIPEEINQEELARRRDLRDWSLVTIDGADARDLDDAVSLELRPDGSYLLGVHIADVSLYVREGGPLDREAFNRATSVYFVDRVIPMLPARLSNGICSLNAGEDRLALTALMTITPTGTIQAYELFPSVIRVRERMTYDDVRRLLEEKDPDLTERYRELVPTFQNMARLAAILRRRRRRRGAIDFDFPEAKVKLDDQGLPVAIIPRQRSVAEGLIEEFMIAANEVVARHLYELAVPAVYRVHEEPAPDKLEDLNSFLAFFGFHLKPNREGRVKPRAFQEILKVVKGRPEERVISTVMLRSMMHARYAGDCLGHFGLASPYYCHFTSPIRRYPDLVVHRVLRETWSPGGIPVERMAELDNLVNLAAVQASEREKLAEEAERESLDMKKVQYMERHVGSTFAGVISGVVPYGFFVELENTVEGLVHVSTLTDDYYHYQEDQLTLVGEHTGRSFRIGQPVEVVVTRANVDARQVDFELVKQDDGAPGGPAVKTGGQRQGLKAGDKEGRSAGDKTRGRRSERAGGKAGARGTGSAAGRAGGKEPVAAPDQERQREVTPKKSKNRPQGKAKTRGKRNKGTRRR; the protein is encoded by the coding sequence ATGGATCGTGAAGAACTACTCACCCTGATGCGGGCCCGGTCCTACCGGCCCCTGACAACGGCGGAGTTGATGGCTACCCTGGGGATAGATGATGCCGGGTCTTTCCAGGAACTCCTGCATTCCCTGGAACAGGAAGGTCTCATCGTCCGTACCAGGAAGGATAAATACGGCCTGCCGGAGAAAATGGGCCTGGTCAGCGGCCGTCTCCAAGCTTCACCCCGGGGTTTCGCCTTTGTTGTTCCTCCGGAGAAGGGGCGCGAAGATTTATATATCAGCGCCCTGAATATCAATGGCGCCATGCATGGTGACCTGGTCCTGGCCCGGGTGCTCCCCGGAAACACTGGCCCGCGCCAGGAAGGGGAGATTATCCGCGTCCTGCAGCGGGTCAATAAGCGGGTGGTGGGGACCTTTGACGCCACCCGCAACCTGGATTTTGTCATCCCCGACGACACCCGGCTGCACCAGGATATTATAATCCCCGCCGGGGCCTCCTTGGAGGCCCGGGACCGGGATAAAGTAGTGGTCGAAATCACTCGCTGGCCGGAGGCGCGGCGCAACCCCGAGGGCCGGGTCATCCAGGTCCTGGGGCAGACGGGTGAGCCCGGGGTGGACGTTTTAAGTATTATTAAGAAATACGGCCTGGAGCCCGATTTTCCCCCGGAGGTGGTGCAGGAGGCGGCGGCGATCCCAGAAGAGATCAATCAGGAAGAACTGGCTCGCCGCCGCGACCTGCGGGACTGGAGCCTGGTGACCATTGACGGCGCCGATGCCCGCGACCTGGATGACGCCGTCTCCCTGGAGCTGCGGCCAGACGGCAGCTACCTGCTGGGAGTCCATATTGCCGATGTCAGCCTCTACGTCCGGGAGGGCGGGCCCCTGGACCGGGAGGCCTTCAACCGGGCGACGAGCGTTTACTTCGTTGACCGGGTCATTCCCATGTTACCGGCGCGGTTGTCCAATGGTATCTGCTCCTTAAACGCCGGCGAGGACCGCTTGGCCCTGACGGCCCTCATGACCATTACGCCTACAGGCACCATCCAGGCCTATGAGCTTTTTCCCTCAGTGATCAGGGTGCGGGAGCGTATGACCTACGACGACGTCCGGCGCCTCCTGGAGGAAAAGGACCCGGACCTCACGGAACGTTACCGGGAACTGGTACCTACTTTCCAGAACATGGCCCGGCTGGCGGCCATTCTCCGCCGCCGGCGCCGGCGGCGGGGCGCCATTGACTTTGACTTCCCGGAGGCTAAAGTAAAACTGGATGATCAAGGGTTGCCGGTGGCCATTATCCCGCGGCAGCGGTCGGTGGCCGAGGGCCTGATCGAAGAGTTTATGATCGCTGCCAACGAAGTGGTGGCCCGGCACCTGTACGAACTGGCGGTACCCGCCGTTTACCGGGTACACGAAGAACCGGCGCCGGATAAACTGGAGGACCTGAATAGTTTCCTGGCCTTTTTCGGCTTCCACCTCAAACCCAACCGGGAGGGGCGGGTCAAGCCCCGGGCCTTCCAGGAGATCCTGAAGGTTGTCAAGGGCCGGCCGGAGGAACGGGTAATCAGCACCGTGATGCTGCGTTCCATGATGCACGCCCGCTATGCCGGCGACTGCCTGGGCCACTTCGGTCTGGCTTCCCCTTACTACTGCCACTTTACCTCGCCCATCCGCCGCTACCCCGACCTGGTGGTCCACCGCGTTCTCCGGGAGACCTGGTCTCCCGGAGGAATACCCGTAGAGCGGATGGCAGAACTCGACAACCTGGTAAACCTGGCCGCGGTCCAGGCCTCGGAAAGGGAGAAACTGGCCGAGGAAGCCGAGCGGGAATCCCTGGATATGAAAAAGGTCCAGTACATGGAACGCCATGTGGGATCGACCTTTGCCGGGGTTATCAGCGGGGTGGTGCCTTACGGCTTCTTTGTGGAGCTGGAGAATACCGTTGAGGGGTTGGTCCATGTCTCGACCCTGACCGACGATTATTACCACTACCAGGAGGACCAGCTGACCCTGGTCGGCGAGCATACAGGCAGATCCTTCCGTATTGGCCAGCCGGTAGAGGTGGTAGTTACCCGGGCGAATGTCGATGCCCGCCAGGTGGATTTTGAATTGGTGAAACAGGATGATGGGGCGCCCGGTGGCCCGGCCGTTAAGACCGGGGGCCAGCGGCAGGGATTAAAAGCCGGGGATAAGGAGGGTAGGTCCGCCGGGGATAAAACCCGGGGAAGGAGGTCGGAGAGGGCCGGGGGTAAAGCCGGGGCCAGGGGAACCGGATCAGCTGCCGGCAGGGCTGGCGGGAAGGAGCCCGTAGCTGCCCCCGACCAGGAGCGGCAAAGGGAGGTTACTCCCAAAAAGAGCAAAAACCGGCCCCAGGGGAAGGCTAAGACCCGGGGGAAACGGAATAAAGGGACCCGGCGGCGTTAA
- the smpB gene encoding SsrA-binding protein SmpB encodes MGRQIKIVTDNRRARHDYFIEETFETGIALTGTEVKSLRNGRANIKDSYARVENGELILHDMHISPYEQGNRFNHEPRRPRRLLMHRYEIQRLYGKVREKGLTLIPLKVYFNERGRAKVELALVKGKRLYDKREDIAARDAQREIARALRERQKI; translated from the coding sequence ATGGGCCGCCAGATAAAGATCGTGACGGATAACCGTCGTGCCCGTCACGATTATTTTATCGAAGAAACCTTTGAGACCGGCATTGCCCTTACCGGTACGGAAGTCAAATCCCTGCGTAACGGTAGGGCCAATATCAAGGACAGCTACGCCCGGGTTGAAAACGGTGAACTGATCCTGCACGACATGCATATCAGTCCCTATGAGCAGGGTAACCGTTTTAACCACGAACCGCGCCGGCCACGGCGCCTGCTCATGCACCGTTATGAGATCCAGCGCCTGTACGGTAAAGTCCGGGAAAAGGGGTTGACCTTAATACCCCTAAAGGTGTATTTTAATGAACGTGGCCGGGCCAAGGTGGAACTGGCCCTGGTCAAGGGAAAACGCCTCTATGATAAACGGGAAGATATCGCCGCCCGGGACGCCCAGCGGGAAATAGCCAGGGCTTTACGTGAGAGACAAAAAATTTAA
- a CDS encoding HDIG domain-containing metalloprotein, translating into MDRETARKLMEKHVKNKNLRKHCLAAGAVMAALARYFNEDEEKWAVAGLLHDIDYEGTKEDPDRHSLIGAEMLAREGLPEDVIYAVKAHNERHGLPRPDRLSQALYATDPLTGLIVAAALIRPEKKLAIVDVPFLLNRYQEKSFARGANRETMAACSELGLTLEDFFHIGLEAMQGIAAELGL; encoded by the coding sequence ATGGACCGGGAAACAGCCCGGAAGCTGATGGAAAAGCATGTTAAAAACAAAAACCTGCGCAAGCACTGCCTGGCCGCAGGAGCCGTCATGGCTGCCCTGGCCCGGTACTTCAATGAAGACGAAGAGAAATGGGCTGTGGCCGGCTTGCTCCATGATATCGATTATGAGGGGACCAAGGAAGACCCCGACCGCCACAGCCTGATAGGGGCGGAGATGCTGGCCCGGGAGGGCCTGCCGGAGGATGTGATCTACGCCGTCAAGGCCCATAATGAGCGCCACGGCCTGCCGCGACCGGATCGCTTGAGCCAGGCCCTCTACGCCACCGATCCCCTGACCGGGTTAATTGTCGCCGCGGCCCTGATCCGCCCGGAGAAAAAGCTGGCCATTGTCGACGTACCCTTTTTACTTAACCGTTACCAGGAAAAATCTTTCGCGCGCGGGGCCAACCGGGAGACCATGGCTGCCTGCAGCGAACTGGGGCTGACCCTGGAGGATTTCTTCCACATCGGCCTGGAGGCCATGCAGGGGATAGCCGCTGAACTGGGATTATAA
- a CDS encoding MBL fold metallo-hydrolase produces the protein MKGTIVLELVKIQGHTYYIPGATNAGVFTTKSGYCLLIDSGINNTIAHKISRVLADNGLKPRYLLTTHGHADHFGAHSLLKELHPGLEILASPLEKAFMENNLLGTTALYGATPFNEIKVPLLFARPATVDSTITPGPLRLLDQHLQVLATPGHTAGHLAFLTSDGVLFSGDAVYDPATLAKYPLPFLLDIKAELATLEAVAGLEINYLLPAHGQEVFSDPVPVLEKNRRQINDCLDILIELLAQPLTREDLLAQVAILEELNMDIPQYILNLSSLSAFLSYLKDEGRIACTVENGKLYFYAN, from the coding sequence GTGAAAGGAACGATAGTATTGGAACTGGTCAAGATTCAGGGTCATACCTACTATATTCCCGGTGCCACCAACGCCGGGGTCTTTACTACTAAAAGCGGTTACTGCCTGTTAATTGATTCCGGGATTAACAATACCATTGCTCATAAAATCAGCCGCGTCCTCGCCGATAATGGTCTCAAACCCCGTTACCTCCTGACCACCCACGGCCATGCCGATCACTTCGGCGCCCACTCCCTATTGAAGGAACTCCACCCCGGCCTGGAGATCCTGGCTTCCCCCCTGGAAAAGGCCTTCATGGAGAACAACCTGCTGGGTACGACTGCCCTTTACGGGGCTACCCCCTTCAACGAAATTAAAGTTCCCCTCCTCTTCGCCCGGCCGGCAACGGTCGATAGTACCATCACACCAGGGCCCCTGAGGCTTCTGGATCAGCACCTCCAGGTCCTGGCCACGCCGGGGCATACTGCCGGGCACCTGGCCTTTCTCACCTCGGACGGGGTTCTCTTCAGCGGCGACGCTGTCTATGATCCGGCCACCCTGGCCAAGTATCCTTTGCCCTTCCTGCTGGATATCAAGGCCGAACTGGCTACCCTGGAGGCCGTCGCCGGCCTGGAGATTAACTACCTGCTGCCAGCCCACGGCCAGGAAGTCTTTAGCGACCCGGTACCGGTCCTGGAAAAGAACCGCCGCCAGATTAACGACTGCCTGGATATACTCATCGAGCTCCTGGCCCAGCCCCTGACCCGGGAAGACCTGCTGGCCCAGGTAGCCATCCTGGAGGAACTAAATATGGACATCCCCCAGTATATCCTGAACCTCTCCAGCCTCTCGGCCTTTCTCAGCTACCTGAAGGACGAGGGTCGCATCGCCTGCACCGTGGAAAACGGCAAACTCTATTTTTACGCCAATTAA
- the secG gene encoding preprotein translocase subunit SecG encodes MLHTIILILDMLVALGLIATVLLQSGRSAGMSGAIAGGAEAIFGKKKGLDDFLARISAVLAGIFIVFTLLLSII; translated from the coding sequence TTGCTGCATACAATTATCCTGATTCTGGATATGCTGGTGGCCCTGGGGCTCATAGCTACGGTTCTTTTGCAGTCGGGCCGCAGTGCCGGGATGTCCGGCGCCATTGCCGGCGGCGCCGAGGCTATCTTTGGCAAGAAAAAGGGCTTGGATGATTTCCTGGCGCGGATTTCAGCCGTCCTTGCCGGTATATTTATCGTGTTTACCCTGCTTCTATCGATTATATGA
- the eno gene encoding phosphopyruvate hydratase, giving the protein MTTINDIYAREILDSRGNPTVEVEVFLESGGFGRAAVPSGASTGAYEAVELRDKDEKRYGGKGVLDAVNNVNAIIAPELVGSDALDQREIDRQLIELDGTPNKGKLGANAILGVSLAVAKAAADALGLPLYRYLGGVNAHTLPVPMMNILNGGKHADNNVDIQEFMVMPAGAEDFAGALRMGAEVFHSLKAVLKGKGLNTAVGDEGGFAPNLRSNVEAIEVILEAITKAGYEPGKDCFIALDPASTELYKDGKYVFAGEGVSRTNEEMIDFYAGLVEKYPIISIEDGLAEDDWEGWQNLTKRLGHKVQLVGDDLFVTNTERLRRGIEGGAANAILIKVNQIGTLTETLEAIEMAKKAGYTAVVSHRSGETEDTTIADIVVAVNAGQIKTGAPSRTDRVAKYNQLLRIEEELDAAALYPGFKAFYNLKK; this is encoded by the coding sequence ATGACTACTATCAATGACATTTACGCCCGGGAGATCCTCGATTCCCGTGGCAACCCTACCGTTGAGGTTGAAGTCTTTCTGGAAAGCGGCGGCTTTGGCCGGGCGGCAGTGCCCTCGGGGGCTTCCACCGGGGCCTATGAGGCCGTCGAGCTGCGGGATAAGGATGAAAAGCGCTATGGTGGTAAGGGCGTCCTGGACGCCGTCAACAACGTCAACGCCATCATCGCCCCGGAACTGGTGGGTTCCGACGCCCTGGACCAGCGGGAGATTGACCGCCAGCTAATCGAGCTGGACGGGACGCCCAATAAGGGTAAACTGGGGGCCAACGCCATCCTGGGGGTTTCCCTGGCCGTGGCTAAAGCGGCGGCCGACGCCCTGGGCCTGCCCCTGTACCGCTACCTGGGCGGGGTCAACGCCCATACCCTGCCGGTACCTATGATGAATATTTTAAACGGCGGCAAGCATGCCGATAACAACGTCGACATCCAGGAATTTATGGTCATGCCCGCCGGGGCCGAGGATTTTGCCGGGGCCTTACGCATGGGCGCCGAGGTTTTCCACAGCCTGAAGGCCGTGTTGAAGGGCAAGGGCCTCAATACCGCCGTCGGCGACGAAGGCGGTTTTGCCCCCAACCTGCGGTCCAACGTGGAAGCCATTGAGGTTATCCTGGAAGCCATCACTAAAGCCGGTTATGAACCTGGTAAGGATTGCTTTATCGCCCTGGACCCGGCCTCGACGGAACTCTACAAGGATGGTAAATACGTCTTTGCCGGTGAAGGGGTCAGCCGTACCAATGAGGAGATGATTGATTTCTATGCCGGCCTCGTAGAGAAGTACCCCATCATCTCCATCGAAGACGGCCTGGCCGAGGACGACTGGGAGGGATGGCAGAACCTTACCAAACGCCTGGGCCATAAAGTCCAGCTGGTGGGCGATGACCTCTTTGTCACCAACACCGAGCGTTTGCGCCGCGGTATTGAGGGCGGGGCGGCCAACGCCATTCTCATCAAGGTCAACCAGATCGGCACCCTGACGGAGACCCTGGAAGCCATTGAGATGGCGAAAAAGGCCGGTTATACCGCCGTCGTCTCCCACCGTTCCGGCGAGACGGAGGATACTACCATCGCCGACATCGTCGTCGCCGTCAACGCCGGCCAGATCAAGACCGGCGCCCCTTCCCGTACCGACCGGGTGGCCAAATACAACCAGCTCCTGCGCATTGAGGAAGAACTGGACGCCGCCGCCCTCTACCCGGGCTTCAAGGCCTTCTACAACCTGAAGAAGTAG
- a CDS encoding YkuS family protein, with product MTQRVAIERDLSAIGDHLAENGLQVERLDLTDMTPERLQGYGAVIISGQTTNFMGMADLKTRIPVIEAAGKTADEITSMVKERLQLLH from the coding sequence ATGACCCAGCGGGTAGCAATAGAGAGGGATCTCAGCGCCATTGGTGACCACCTGGCAGAAAACGGCCTCCAGGTGGAGCGGTTAGATCTGACGGATATGACGCCGGAACGCCTGCAGGGTTACGGTGCTGTCATCATCAGCGGCCAGACGACTAATTTCATGGGTATGGCCGACCTGAAGACCCGGATACCGGTCATCGAGGCTGCCGGTAAGACGGCCGACGAGATAACCTCCATGGTCAAGGAACGCCTGCAACTGTTACATTAG
- a CDS encoding DUF72 domain-containing protein, with protein MAAKKVAIYIGTSGYSYRDWLGHFYPPGLAAREMLPYYAREFNFTEINSSYYNLPRPQNLEQMARRVPEGFIFAVKAYRTLTHDRGESVAGDSKQLRQALQPLLDRGRLGAVLLQFPYSFHNNQANREYLVRLRELLPDLPLVVEFRQAGWVQDAVRDFLARYELAYTCIDEPQLPGLPGRAVYCTAPLAYVRFHGRNAAKWWRHEEAYERYDYLYTAAELKEWLPGIAYLANQARQVFVAFNNHYHSQAVTNARMLKELLARRL; from the coding sequence ATGGCGGCAAAAAAAGTAGCAATATATATCGGCACCTCCGGCTACAGCTATCGCGATTGGCTGGGACACTTTTACCCGCCGGGGCTGGCGGCCAGGGAGATGTTGCCCTACTACGCCCGGGAATTTAACTTCACCGAGATCAACTCCTCCTATTATAACCTGCCGCGGCCCCAGAATCTGGAGCAAATGGCCCGCCGGGTGCCGGAGGGGTTTATCTTTGCCGTCAAGGCCTACCGCACCCTGACCCACGACCGGGGGGAGAGCGTCGCCGGCGACAGCAAGCAGCTGCGCCAGGCCCTGCAGCCCTTGCTAGACCGGGGCCGCCTGGGGGCCGTTCTCCTCCAGTTCCCCTATTCCTTTCACAACAACCAGGCCAACCGGGAGTACCTGGTGCGTTTACGTGAGCTCCTGCCTGACCTGCCCCTGGTGGTAGAGTTTCGCCAGGCTGGCTGGGTCCAGGATGCTGTCCGGGATTTTTTGGCCCGCTACGAGCTGGCCTATACCTGCATCGATGAGCCGCAGCTGCCCGGGTTGCCGGGACGGGCCGTCTACTGCACCGCTCCCCTGGCCTACGTTCGCTTCCACGGCCGCAATGCCGCTAAATGGTGGCGGCACGAGGAAGCCTACGAGCGCTACGACTACCTGTACACGGCGGCTGAATTAAAGGAGTGGCTGCCCGGTATCGCCTACCTGGCCAACCAGGCCCGCCAGGTTTTCGTAGCCTTTAACAACCACTACCATTCCCAGGCCGTGACCAATGCCCGGATGCTGAAGGAACTGCTGGCCCGGCGGTTGTAG
- the corA gene encoding magnesium/cobalt transporter CorA: MQRLLIFDPARGLLENLPPGCQPRHVEGYVWLDLNRPTPEELELLTSLWHFHPLAVDDCRHPHYRPGMAQYEDYAFLTLRCVQSHQRSLTGALNVFLGPGFIVTVHHEELEFVNQLWQQYRQDPQLFQKGADFVLYSLLEPLTETFFTFFDRTEGKIEYLEEEVFRRPTRQILNQVFTMRRQAIKLRKILGAQRDIINLLAYPEFKLVKEENRVFFLDIYNEMLRLIDQVETFHDLASSTVEIYLSLTSNRLNEIMKVLTVITTIMMPLTLIAGIYGMNFHYMPELEWRYGYFVVLGVMALLAGVMLFFFRRKGWF, encoded by the coding sequence ATGCAGCGTCTCTTAATATTTGATCCGGCCCGGGGACTCCTGGAAAACCTGCCCCCTGGTTGTCAACCCCGCCATGTAGAAGGTTATGTCTGGCTGGACCTCAACCGACCCACCCCGGAGGAGCTGGAGCTACTAACATCCCTCTGGCACTTCCATCCCCTGGCCGTAGACGATTGTCGCCATCCCCACTACCGGCCGGGGATGGCCCAGTATGAAGACTACGCTTTTCTTACCCTACGCTGTGTCCAATCCCACCAGCGCTCCCTGACTGGCGCCCTCAACGTCTTTCTCGGTCCCGGGTTTATTGTCACTGTGCACCATGAAGAGCTGGAGTTCGTCAATCAACTTTGGCAGCAGTACCGCCAGGACCCGCAGCTCTTCCAGAAAGGCGCCGACTTTGTCCTTTACAGCCTGCTGGAGCCCCTGACAGAGACCTTCTTTACCTTCTTTGACCGTACCGAAGGCAAAATCGAGTACCTGGAAGAGGAAGTCTTCCGCCGGCCCACCCGCCAGATCTTAAACCAGGTCTTTACGATGCGGCGCCAGGCTATAAAACTGCGCAAAATCCTTGGTGCCCAGCGGGATATTATCAATCTCCTGGCCTACCCCGAGTTCAAACTGGTTAAAGAGGAAAACCGGGTCTTTTTCCTGGATATCTATAACGAAATGTTACGTCTCATCGACCAGGTGGAAACCTTCCACGACCTAGCAAGTTCTACCGTAGAAATCTACCTCTCCCTGACCTCCAACCGCCTGAATGAAATCATGAAGGTGCTGACGGTTATCACCACCATCATGATGCCCCTGACCCTCATCGCCGGCATCTACGGCATGAACTTTCACTATATGCCGGAGCTGGAATGGCGTTACGGCTATTTTGTCGTCCTGGGTGTCATGGCCCTGCTGGCCGGGGTGATGCTCTTCTTCTTCCGGCGCAAGGGATGGTTTTAG